The Sulfurimonas crateris genomic interval GCTGTTTTTATTAATGAATCCGTAAAAGATGTAAAAAAGCAAAAGCTTTATGTATTCGTCAGTGAGTACGGTGAAGTTACAGGTGCTAATTACAGCGGTAAATAGTATATGGAGCAGTCTAAACTCAGACTGCTCTGGAAATTTATAAAAAGGCAAAACATTGATATACTATATCTTTAAACTCACAGTCACGGCATTTTTAATAGTATTGATATCAGAAATTGCTAAAAGAAGCAGTTTGATGGGTGCGCTGTTGGCAGCTATTCCACTGGTCTCAATACTTGCTATGATATGGATGTATATAGATACGAACGATAGCAAAAGTGCCGTGGAGTTCTCAAGCAGGATTGTCTGGCTGATCGCTCCGTCTATGACTCTATTTATAGTGTTTCCTCTGCTGATAAAAAAAGGTATGCACTTCTATCCAAGTCTTATCATCTCTACGCTGTTGACGATCACGGCTTACTACGGTGTCATATATTTTTTAGGTAAAGTAGGGATCAAGCTATAGAAACGTCTGAGCCAGAGAAAAACTCTCTAGCTCTTAACGCTCGCTTTTAGCAGAGCTTTTAACTCCGCGATCTCTTCTCTAAGCAGGGATAGTTCGCTATTTGTGTGATTTTCAGCTGTGTGAACCTCTTCTACGATGTGCTCCTCCTCTTTTTTGTTTATGATCGACATTGCATCTACTACGATAGCGACTATAAGGTTTATCATAATGAAGGTCACGACAAAGATAAACGGAACAAAAAATACCCATGCAAGCGGATACACTTCCATGACGGGGCGCACGATTCCCATAGACCAAGACTCTAATGTCATTATCTGAAAAAGGGTGTAGAAAGATTCGCCAAGCGTTCCAAACCACTCTGGGAACTTCTCGGAGTAGAGCTGTGTCGCCATGATGGCAAAGATGTAGAAGAAGAGCCCCATGAGTGCAGCGATAGAGAGCATTCCAGGGATAACGCTTATAAGTGCGGAGACTATCTTTCTCATCTGAGGCACGACCGTGACAAGCCTAAAGAGTCTTAGAACTCTTAAAACTCTCAGTATCTCAAAACCTGCGCTTAGCGGAACAAGCGATATTGCCACAATTGAAAAGTCAAAAATGCTCCACGGGTCTTTGAAAAAAGAGAGCCTGTGAACATAGATGCGCATCGCAATCTCTATTGTAAAAATTGAGATGACAAGCGTGTTAAAAAGTGAAGTAACTCCGCCAAAATTTGCCATAAACTCTTTTGAAGTCTCAAGCCCCATAGTTATGCCGTTTAGGATGATAAGGTAGGTTATGAAGTTAACAAAGCTCCTGCTCTCTACAATCGTTTTGATTTTACTGTGCATTTGGTTCCTCTGAATTTTTTTGGAATTTTATCAACATTTGAATAACACATGGCAGTTAATTTTATGTCGGTACAATTCGATTATGAAATATATATTATTGATTTTTACTCTTCTTTTTTTTAGTGCGTGCAGCATCAAAAACTATGAACATACACAGACAAAGATCATTACTATAAAATCGCCAAAGATAAAGTTCTCAGACGTTGGTTATCTTCGCAACAGTGACAAATCAATAGAGCTTGAGCTCTTTATGGCAGGCAAAAGCATAGAGAAGATAGCCATAAACCATCTCATCTGTGTAAGTGGCGGCTGTATGAGCAAAAGCAGCTTTAACAAAGAGTATCTAAATGCCGTATATCCAGATGATACGCTTCAAAACATACTACTGTCTCGTGCTATTTACGACGGAGAAAATCTAAGTAAAACAGAGAACGGATTTACTCAAAAGATACAAGACGAAGATGTTGATATAAGCTACAGAGTGGAGCCAGAGGGCGTCTTTTTTAAAGATAGAAAAAACTCAATAATATTTAATGTAAAGGATATAGATGAATAAATTTGTAGGTGCGCATGTAAGTGCAAGCGGAGGTGTTTTCAATGCAGTTGAAAATGCAGTGGCAATAGGAGCAAAGGCATTTGCTCTTTTTACGAAAAACCAGAGACAGTGGAGCGCCAAAGAGCTTGATGGCGAGACGATAGAGAAGTTTAAAAAAGCTCTGCAAGAGAGCGGAATATTGCCTCGTCATATACTTCCTCACGACTCGTACCTTATAAACCTTGGTCATCCCGAAGCGGATAAAAGAGAAAAATCAATAGACGCTTTTTTGGATGAGGTGCAGAGATGCGAGCTATTAGGGCTTGATAGACTCAATTTTCACCCGGGAAGCCATCTTAAGCAGATAAGCGAAGATGAGTGTCTGGGTAAGATCTCAGATGCTATGAACAGAACTCTTGAAAAAACAGAGGGTGTAAGCTTGGTTCTTGAAAATACTGCAGGACAGGGAAGCAATCTAGGCTGGAAGTTTGAGCATCTGGCTCAAATAATTGATAAAGTAGAAGATAAAAGCCGTGTCGGAGTCTGCATAGACACCTGCCATATGTTCACGGCTGGTTATGATATAAGAACAAGAGAAGCTTACGATAAAACGTGGAGCGAATTTGATAAGATCATAGGTTTTAAATATTTGATGGGAATGCATATAAACGACTCAAAAGCAAAATTCGAATCGCACGTTGACAGACACCACTCTCTAGGCAAAGGCGAGATAGGGCTTGATGCGTTCAGGTTTATCATGAACGATGAGAGGATGAACGATATACCTCTTATCCTTGAGACGATCGATGATACCATCTGGAAAGATGAGATAGCGCTGCTTTACTCTTTTGAGAATTAAGTGGTTTTTGTGTAGAATCAGCGGGTTTTTAATAAAAGGGGAGGGGTTATAAGTGAGAAATATAGTTCTTTTTACTCTATTTTGCAGCAGCCTCTTCGCAGGAGGGTATAAGATTCCGGAGACATCTTTAAACTCCGTTGCTCTTAGTGCCGCAAATGTCGCACACGCTTGGGGCGCAGATGCGGCATATTATAATCCTGCAAATATGGTTTTTATGAAAAATGAGGCGGTTGTGGAAGCAAACCTTATGTATATCGGGCTTAGCGATATAAACTATAAAGCAGCAGGCATAGATATAAACTCAAAAAGAGAGAACTTTGTCGTTCCCACTCTTCACTATGTCTCGCAGGAGATAAGCGGTGCACGTTATGGGCTTAGTATAGTCTCTCCCGCAGGTCTTTCAAAAAGATGGCAGAGCGCTCCTGCGATCTACTCGGCGGAGGAGTTTACGCTTCAAACCGTAGAGATAAATCCGAGCGTTGCACTTCCTATCGGCGATAAGATAGCTGTTGCTTTGGGGATCAGAGCGATATACTCAGAGGGAGTGGTAAAAAGGAGTCCCCCTGGTGTTTCGTTAGACATGAATGGTGACTCCATAGACATAGGATATAATCTTGCACTCTCTTATAAGGCTTCACCGGAACTTGAAATGGCACTTGCGTACCGTTCAAAAGTAGATTTGAGTGTAGAGGGTGATGTTTCTCTCAACACTTTAAAAAGTAATGCATCTGTTAGTATTCCCGTACCTGCTCTTTTAAACATTGCAGTTGCCTATACTTTACCAAGTAAAACAACTTTTGAGTTTGTTTATGAGAGAAATTTTTGGTCTGAATATAAAGAACTTGATTTTGACTTTGGACAAGGCTTGCCAGATCCTGCACCAATCGCAAAGAATTGGAGAGACACTGATACTTTTCGCTTCGGTATAACGCAAAAATTGGAAAAACTAACCCTTATGGGCGGTCTGCTCATCGATGAATCACCAACGCCGAACGAGACACTTGGTTTTGAGCTGCCCGACTCTGACTCGTTCTCTGTATCATTCGGTGCAAGATACCAAGTGAGCGAGAAGATAAATGTAGGCATCGGCGCTCTTTATTCGGTAAGAGAAGATAAAAAGGTCTCAAACGGCTCACTTGAGGGCGAATTTTCAAACGCAAACGCACTGCTGATATCATCAGCTTTAGAGTATAGATTTTAAGGATATATTTGGAAACATTAATTGATTTTTTAGAAGCAAAAGATATAGAAAAAACAGTTATTTTTGCTCAGCTAAAATGTAGTAAAACAGAAGCACAGTTGTTGCAGACACTCGCAAAGAGATATATGCGTGGGGAAGATGATGTCCTCATCCTAGACCTGCTTCAAGAGATATACGGCAACGAGAAGTATGAGGGGATAAAGCACATAGCCGAGGTCAAGCTTCTTTTGGAACTTGGCTGGCTCCATCAGCAGAGCTTTACGCCTATTAAGATATCAGAGGTCACGCCTTTGGAGCTTTTAAACAGCGCGGTAGGACTATCTCCCTCATTTCTGAAACTTCTTCAAGAGGGGGCGCTTGAGAGTGAACTGCCAGACATTAAGCCATACTCGGACCATCTTGAGTATCTTCAGGATCAGTTTTTACGCATAGACCTCTACCAAAAGATGAGCGCTATCCGCCAAAATGTGCATGAGCACTCTTTGGGCATAGACAGAACTCAGGCAAAGCTAAAACAGCTTGAAAAACGTATAGAGGACAGAGTAGCTCAAACCCCTGAAAAGCTCGTGCTAGATAAGTTTTTTAAGCAGAAAAAGATGGACGCAAAAGAGCAGGTTATTTTTCTAGCTCTCCTTCGTGAAGAGTACAGCGCAACAGACGCCTCTTTGCGCGAGATGAATACGCTAATTGAGCTGATATCGCTCGATGAGTATGAACGTATAAAGAACCGCTCGCTGCTGGAGGATGGCTCAAACCTTATAAACGACGGAATAATCGACTACGAGGAGATGTTAAATCCTTTTGGCGGCATCTCGCGTGCGTTTTATATTGTAGATGATGTTCTTCAGAGCATTATCCATCCGCAAAAAAATAAAAAGGTTCGCAGAATAAAGCTTAACACGCTTATCGACGAGCAGGATATTTTTGAGCTTGTTGAACCAGAGACCTCGCTTGAAGATGTCGTACTGGCAAACGAGACGCAAGATACGCTTAAAAACCTTATGAGACAGCTAGACAAAGAGGTTGTCGGAAGACTTGTGGAGTGGGGCATCAAAGATAAAAAGAGCGGCATTGACGCAAGAATTATCTTCTACGGTGCGGCTGGAACTGGTAAAACTATGACCGCGTACTCTCTTGCAAAGTCGCTTAAGCGTCAGGTTCTGGCGTTTGACTGCTCAAAGATACTCTCTATGTATGTAGGAGAGAGCGAGAAGAATGTGCGTAAGATCTTTGATACTTTTTATGACCTTTGCGAAAAAACAAAGACGGAGCCTATCCTTCTGTTGAACGAGGCTGACCAGTTTTTGGGCGCTAGATCTAGCGGAACGAACAGCGGTGCAGATCAGATGCACAACCAGATGCAGAACATATTTTTGGAGCAGATAGAGAAGTTCAAAGGCGTTCTTATCGCTACGACAAACCTGCTTGAAAATATAGACAAAGCGTTCTCAAGACGTTTTAATTACAAGATAGAGTTCAAAAAACCGAACAAAGAGCAGAGGCTTGCATTGTGGAAAAAGATGCTCCCTCTAAACGCTCCCTACGAAGAGGGTTTTGACGCGAGTGAGCTATCAAGCTATTCATTAACGGGCGGACAGATAAGCTTGATAGTGAAAAATACCGCATATAAGGTAGCTGTAAGAGAAAAACCTCTTTTTTCTTTAGAAGATTTCGAGCAGGAGATCAAAAAAGAGAAAGATGCCAGTTTTGACAGTGAGAAGATGATGGGGTTTTTAAATAAGTAATATGAACGACTTTATGCACCAAGCAGTTAAAGAGGCATTTAGCGGCGTAGAGCACAATCACGGCGGTCCATTTGGAGCGGTGATCGTAAAAGATGGCAAGATAATCTCAAAAGCTCACAATCAGGTTATAAAGAACAACGATCCAACAGCCCACGCCGAGATGAATGCGATCAAAAAAGCCTCTAAAAAACTGGGCACGTTCGATCTTAGCGGATGTGAGATATATACCACATGTATGCCGTGTCCCATGTGTCTGGGTGCTATAAAGTGGGCAAACATTAAAACCGTTTACTACGGTGCCTCAAGCAGAGATGCCGATAAGATAGGCTTTAGAGATGCAGAGTTTTACGAAAAAGAGACATTGGAGCTAAAGAACATCGACAGAGAAGAGTGTCTGAAGCCTTTTAAAGCGTGGAGCGCAAAAGAGGATAAAACTCTCTACTAATACTCAAAAATGTTATAAATCGTAACACTTCTGTAACCTCTCAGTAATTAGTCTGTAACAAATTTTATGCAAAATGCTATTATAAAATTTGTCGCAGGAGGCACAAGTGCCAGCTTTTACAATATCGATAATAAACTACCTTGCTAAATACTACTATATAAACTCTGATGAAGCCAAAGAGATGGTCAATGATGAGTGGGACTACATAGAACAAGAGTATATCAACGGAAGCAACACCCCAAAAGATATCGCTAAATATCTGATCTCTTTATATATGGTGGCGTAAAATGTCAATCAGCGTAGAGAACTACTTTAACCATAACTACCCATCTTTTGCCAAACTGCCCACTCTTGTTCGAAATGGAGTGCTCTCTTTTTTTAAAAGAGCTTTTCATGAAGATGAGATAAATGATGTCTTGGCTAAGAACAGACACCTTGATGCGTTTGATTTTATTGAGTTCGTGCTTGATTACTTCAGCATTGACATCAATATAAATAAAAATCAGCTCTCAAGAATCCCATCTTACGGCAGAGTTGTCATAATAGCGAACCACCCGCTGGGCGCGCTTGACTCTTTGGCGCTTTTAAACGTCATTAAAGATGTAAGAAAAGATATAAAGATCGTTGCATCTAATTTTCTAGAAGAGTTTAAAAATCTCGATGAGGTGCTTATCCCGATAGAGAATGTAAAAGGGAAGATGCAAAGAGGCTCCGTGGAGGCGATTTACGAAGCACTTCAAAAAGAGCAGGTCGTGGTGATCTTTCCATCCGGCGAAGTGAGCCGCGCAAGACTTGACGGCATAAAAGACACCAAGTGGAAAAAGGGGTTTTTAAAGATAGCCCAAAATACAAAAGCTCCTATCTTGCCCATATATATCGATGCAAAAAACTCAAAGACCTTCTATCTTCTCTCAATGCTCAACAAAGCGTTGGCAACGGCTACTATCCCGCATGAGATGTTTAAACACTACAACAAAAATATCTCTTTTACCATAGGCAAGAGTATCCCATACGAGAGCTACTATGCGCCCAATATCGAGATTTCAAACAGGGTAAAGCTTCTGCGCAAGCACTTTTATCAGGTTGCCAAAAAGCAAAAAGGCATCTTTAAAACTCACAACGGCATAGCCTTGGCAGAGAACAGACAGGAGCTTAAAAAAGAGCTTCAAAATGCAAAAGCGATAGGCGAGACGACTGACGGCAAGAAGATCTATCTCTACGCCAATGCGGATGAGAACGTTCTTATAAAAGAGATAGGAAGACTTCGTGAGATTAGTTTTAGGCAGGTAAAAGAGGGGAGCGGAAAACAGAGAGACATAGATGATTTTGACTACTGTTATGAGCATATCATCCTTTGGGATGACAAAGATCTGGAGATAGTAGGTTCGTACCGCATAATAAAAGCGGGTGAGATGGTCGAGGCATACGGCATTGACGGTCTATACTCATCTACCCTTTTTGAGTTCAAGGTCGAATCTCAAGCATATCTGCAAAACTCCATTGAGCTTGGACGCAGTTTTGTGCAGCCGAAATATTGGAACTCAAGAGCGCTTGACTACCTTTGGCAGGGAATCGGCGCATACCTAAGAACAAATCCCGATATTCGTTATATGTTTGGATGCGTGAGCATATCTGGTTCTTACAGCGATGAAGCTACCGCTATTTTGGTCTATTTTTATATGAACTATTTCGGTTCAAAGGTAAAGAGTGTAAAGCATCATGAGAGCTATATTATCGATGAGGCTAAGAAAAAGAGATTTGAAGAGCTCTTTTTTAACAACGATTATGAGAAGGACATTGTCATCTTAAAGCATGAACTTCAAGTAATGGGTCATGCTATCCCGACACTATATAAACAGTATAGTGAACTTTGTGATGATGGCGGAGTTGAGTTTGTTGATTTTGGCAGAGACAGAGAGTTTGAGAACTGTGTTGACGGCTTTATCGTTGTAGATACAACCAAGTTAAAAGAACAAAAAAGAAAACGCTATCTCTTAAGGTAGTGTTACAAAATAGAGAGTTTGTAATGATTTTCTCTCATATATGTTTCAGTCCTACACATCAGCTCTAAAAGAGTGAAAAAATGTGTAGTATTTGGTAACAGTAGCCGCTTCAAATAACCTCTTAATCTTTTATTTAATACTCTTTTTGCTACAATCCACCTAACTGTTTTTTCTAAAAATATGTGAAAATATTTAAGTCAAACGGCTTATGTTTTTATGCGTTTTAAAACAATAATAATAACAAAGGTAGGTTATATGGAGCATGTAGTGACTTCAAATCCGTATTTTGGGGTGTTTGTACTTTTCCTTCTGACATTCGGTGCATTTATAGTTACGACGATTATAGCGCGTTTGGCGAGTCGTGCGCTGGCGGCTAAAAGTAACGAAAAAATTAAATTATCGGTGTATGAGTGTGGACCTGAGGTTACAAAACAGCCAAACAGAATCTCTCCGCAGTTCTATCTCTTTGCTCTGCTTTTTTTGCTTTTTGATGTAGAGATAGTCTTTATGTTCCCTTGGGCAGTTGACTTTAAGCTACTTGGATGGTTCGGTTTTGCCGAGATGTTAATGTTTATACTGCTTTTAACTATCGGTTTTATTTATGCATGGAAAAAAGGAGCGCTTGAATGGCACAACATAAAATAAATTATACGCAAAACGGCGGATTGCCGGTTGCACTTACAAGTATAGACAAGATAGTAAACTGGGGACGTTCAAACTCTATTTGGGCGCTTACTTACGGACTTGCTTGTTGCGGTATCGAGATGATGGCATCGGGTGCTTCAAGATATGACTTCGACAGATTCGGAACGATCTTTAGAGCATCTCCTCGTCAGGCAGACGTTATGATAGTTGCAGGAACGCTTACAAAAAAACATGCCGAGTTCATCAAGAGACTTTACGATCAGATGACTGAGCCAAAATGGGTTATCTCAATGGGTTCATGTGCAAATACGGGCGGTATGTTCAATACTTACGCTACTGTTCAGGGAGTTGACAGAATCATCCCTGTTGACTTGTATCTTCCAGGGTGTGCTCCTCGCCCTGAAACGCTTCAGTACGGTGTTATGCTTCTGCAAAAAAAGATTCGTGCGAACCATGCTTCAAGAGCACAAAAAGCTAAAAGGTTGATGTAATGAGAGCTTATAAACCAAAAGATGACGTACAAGCAAAAGCCTACTATACGGATAGATTTTATGTCTCTCCTCAAGTGCCTAAGTCACCGGTAGAGAGTGATGAAGTTTTTGCTGCAGACTTAGAAGCTATAAAGTCAAAAGTCGAAGTTCTTGATGCTTACATTCAAGTTGAGCAGATGGTCGTTTACATTAAGCCTGAAGATAACTACAAGGTTTTAGAGCTTTTAAGAGATGAGTGCGACTATACACAGTTAAGTGAAATGAGTGCGATTGACTGGCTTGCTGCAAGAGGCGGGTTTGAGATCTTTTACCAGATGCTAAGCATGAACAAACGCAAACGCCTTCGCATAAAAATGTTTATCAACAAAGGCGAGGCTGTAAACTCTGTAGAGAAACTTTTCCGCTCTGCTGACTGGTCTGAGCGTGAGATGTTCGATATGTTCGGCATCGAAGCAAACGGACATCCGTTTATGAAGAGAATTCTTATGCCTTACGACTGGCAGGGATATCCGCTTCTTAAAACTTATCCTCTGCAAGGCGATGAGTTTGCCTCATGGTATGAAGTTGACAAGATATACGGCAAAGAGGCACGCGATATTATCGGGCCTGAACTTCGCGATACTGCAAAAGTGGACAGATACGACTCTGAGAGATTCGCACGTCTTGGACATGAAGTGCCTAAAGGGACTAAGATCACGGGCAACGAGCCTAAGAATGAGCAGAACTATCAAGAAGATGGCGGTGTTTTCATGATTAAAAAATTCGATAAAAAAGATTCGGTCGTTATTGACGACCCTCAAAGATAGGGAGTACCATGCAAGTAAAAAACAGATTAACCCCGTTTTTTGAAAATATCACTTTTGATAGAGAAGACAATGAGATGATATTAAACTTCGGTCCTCAGCACCCTTCTGCTCACGGACAGTTACGTTTAATGCTTCACCTTCAGCAAGAGATGATTGTAAAAGCGCATCCGGATATCGGATATCTTCACCGCGGTATGGAGAAGATGGCTGAGAATATGATCTACAACGAGTTTATGCCGACGACTGACCGAATGGACTATATCGCATCATCTTCAAACAACTACGGATTTGCACTGGCAGTTGAGAAGCTTGTAGGTCTTGAAGTTCCTCGCCGTGCAAAAGTTATTCGTATGATGCTTCTTGAGATCAACCGCCTTATGAGCCACCTTTTCTGGCTGGCAACTACTGCGCTTGATATCGGTGCTATGACTGTCTTCCTTTTCGCATTCCGCGAGAGAGAGTATCTTATGGACATCATCGAGGGGTACTGCGGAGCTAGACTTACTCATGCTGCTATCCGTATCGGCGGAGTTCCTTTAGATATCCAAGATAGTTTTATCGCTCAGCTTCGTACGTTTTTAGACAAGCTTCCGGCAAATATCAAAGATTATGAAGATCTTCTTGATACTAACCGTATCTGGCTTATGAGAATGGAAGAGGTGGGAACTATCTCAAAAGAGATGGCACTTTCATGGGGCTGTACAGGACCAATGTTAAGAGCTTCGGGCGTTGCTTGGGATATCCGTAAAGAGGAGCCATACGAGCTTTATGATGAAGTAGAGTTCAAAGTTCCTTACTCTGACAAGGGCGATAACTTCGCAAGATACCGCATCTATATGGAAGAGATGAGAGAGTCTGCAAAGATCCTTTACCAGACAATAGATATGTACGAGAAATGTGTAAAAAACAATCAGACTGAGTTAATGGCTCATGCGCCGAAATATGTCTCTGCTCCAAAGCTTGACATCATGACGCAAAACTACTCTTTGATGCAGCACTTTGTTCTTGTAACTCAGGGTATGAGACCTCCTGTAGGAGAGGTTTATGTGGCTACTGAGTCCCCAAAAGGCGAGCTTGGTTTTTACATCAACTCTCAAGGCGGACCTTACCCGTACAGATTAAAACTGCGTGCTCCGTCATTCTGGCACACGGGAATTTTAACTGACCTTCTTCCTGGTCACTACATTCCGGATGTTGTTTCTATAATCGGTACAACAAATATCGTATTTGGAGAGGTAGATCGCTAATGAAAAGATATGATTTAAGACACCTAAAAGATAATTTTGAACCTAGAATGAGAGAGATATTGACATCTCATAAAGCTGGGGAAGTTGCAATCTTTTTATTTGAGATCGGTGATTTTTCTCCGATCCAAAGATCTGCGGATTTGGTAAAAGAGTGCGGGTATGAGT includes:
- a CDS encoding DUF3147 family protein — translated: MIYYIFKLTVTAFLIVLISEIAKRSSLMGALLAAIPLVSILAMIWMYIDTNDSKSAVEFSSRIVWLIAPSMTLFIVFPLLIKKGMHFYPSLIISTLLTITAYYGVIYFLGKVGIKL
- a CDS encoding nucleoside deaminase, with the translated sequence MNDFMHQAVKEAFSGVEHNHGGPFGAVIVKDGKIISKAHNQVIKNNDPTAHAEMNAIKKASKKLGTFDLSGCEIYTTCMPCPMCLGAIKWANIKTVYYGASSRDADKIGFRDAEFYEKETLELKNIDREECLKPFKAWSAKEDKTLY
- a CDS encoding NADH-quinone oxidoreductase subunit C, whose product is MRAYKPKDDVQAKAYYTDRFYVSPQVPKSPVESDEVFAADLEAIKSKVEVLDAYIQVEQMVVYIKPEDNYKVLELLRDECDYTQLSEMSAIDWLAARGGFEIFYQMLSMNKRKRLRIKMFINKGEAVNSVEKLFRSADWSEREMFDMFGIEANGHPFMKRILMPYDWQGYPLLKTYPLQGDEFASWYEVDKIYGKEARDIIGPELRDTAKVDRYDSERFARLGHEVPKGTKITGNEPKNEQNYQEDGGVFMIKKFDKKDSVVIDDPQR
- a CDS encoding NuoB/complex I 20 kDa subunit family protein, producing the protein MAQHKINYTQNGGLPVALTSIDKIVNWGRSNSIWALTYGLACCGIEMMASGASRYDFDRFGTIFRASPRQADVMIVAGTLTKKHAEFIKRLYDQMTEPKWVISMGSCANTGGMFNTYATVQGVDRIIPVDLYLPGCAPRPETLQYGVMLLQKKIRANHASRAQKAKRLM
- the nfo gene encoding deoxyribonuclease IV, which encodes MNKFVGAHVSASGGVFNAVENAVAIGAKAFALFTKNQRQWSAKELDGETIEKFKKALQESGILPRHILPHDSYLINLGHPEADKREKSIDAFLDEVQRCELLGLDRLNFHPGSHLKQISEDECLGKISDAMNRTLEKTEGVSLVLENTAGQGSNLGWKFEHLAQIIDKVEDKSRVGVCIDTCHMFTAGYDIRTREAYDKTWSEFDKIIGFKYLMGMHINDSKAKFESHVDRHHSLGKGEIGLDAFRFIMNDERMNDIPLILETIDDTIWKDEIALLYSFEN
- a CDS encoding lysophospholipid acyltransferase family protein, which translates into the protein MSISVENYFNHNYPSFAKLPTLVRNGVLSFFKRAFHEDEINDVLAKNRHLDAFDFIEFVLDYFSIDININKNQLSRIPSYGRVVIIANHPLGALDSLALLNVIKDVRKDIKIVASNFLEEFKNLDEVLIPIENVKGKMQRGSVEAIYEALQKEQVVVIFPSGEVSRARLDGIKDTKWKKGFLKIAQNTKAPILPIYIDAKNSKTFYLLSMLNKALATATIPHEMFKHYNKNISFTIGKSIPYESYYAPNIEISNRVKLLRKHFYQVAKKQKGIFKTHNGIALAENRQELKKELQNAKAIGETTDGKKIYLYANADENVLIKEIGRLREISFRQVKEGSGKQRDIDDFDYCYEHIILWDDKDLEIVGSYRIIKAGEMVEAYGIDGLYSSTLFEFKVESQAYLQNSIELGRSFVQPKYWNSRALDYLWQGIGAYLRTNPDIRYMFGCVSISGSYSDEATAILVYFYMNYFGSKVKSVKHHESYIIDEAKKKRFEELFFNNDYEKDIVILKHELQVMGHAIPTLYKQYSELCDDGGVEFVDFGRDREFENCVDGFIVVDTTKLKEQKRKRYLLR
- a CDS encoding ATP-binding protein, coding for METLIDFLEAKDIEKTVIFAQLKCSKTEAQLLQTLAKRYMRGEDDVLILDLLQEIYGNEKYEGIKHIAEVKLLLELGWLHQQSFTPIKISEVTPLELLNSAVGLSPSFLKLLQEGALESELPDIKPYSDHLEYLQDQFLRIDLYQKMSAIRQNVHEHSLGIDRTQAKLKQLEKRIEDRVAQTPEKLVLDKFFKQKKMDAKEQVIFLALLREEYSATDASLREMNTLIELISLDEYERIKNRSLLEDGSNLINDGIIDYEEMLNPFGGISRAFYIVDDVLQSIIHPQKNKKVRRIKLNTLIDEQDIFELVEPETSLEDVVLANETQDTLKNLMRQLDKEVVGRLVEWGIKDKKSGIDARIIFYGAAGTGKTMTAYSLAKSLKRQVLAFDCSKILSMYVGESEKNVRKIFDTFYDLCEKTKTEPILLLNEADQFLGARSSGTNSGADQMHNQMQNIFLEQIEKFKGVLIATTNLLENIDKAFSRRFNYKIEFKKPNKEQRLALWKKMLPLNAPYEEGFDASELSSYSLTGGQISLIVKNTAYKVAVREKPLFSLEDFEQEIKKEKDASFDSEKMMGFLNK
- the nuoD gene encoding NADH dehydrogenase (quinone) subunit D, with amino-acid sequence MQVKNRLTPFFENITFDREDNEMILNFGPQHPSAHGQLRLMLHLQQEMIVKAHPDIGYLHRGMEKMAENMIYNEFMPTTDRMDYIASSSNNYGFALAVEKLVGLEVPRRAKVIRMMLLEINRLMSHLFWLATTALDIGAMTVFLFAFREREYLMDIIEGYCGARLTHAAIRIGGVPLDIQDSFIAQLRTFLDKLPANIKDYEDLLDTNRIWLMRMEEVGTISKEMALSWGCTGPMLRASGVAWDIRKEEPYELYDEVEFKVPYSDKGDNFARYRIYMEEMRESAKILYQTIDMYEKCVKNNQTELMAHAPKYVSAPKLDIMTQNYSLMQHFVLVTQGMRPPVGEVYVATESPKGELGFYINSQGGPYPYRLKLRAPSFWHTGILTDLLPGHYIPDVVSIIGTTNIVFGEVDR
- a CDS encoding ion transporter, which produces MHSKIKTIVESRSFVNFITYLIILNGITMGLETSKEFMANFGGVTSLFNTLVISIFTIEIAMRIYVHRLSFFKDPWSIFDFSIVAISLVPLSAGFEILRVLRVLRLFRLVTVVPQMRKIVSALISVIPGMLSIAALMGLFFYIFAIMATQLYSEKFPEWFGTLGESFYTLFQIMTLESWSMGIVRPVMEVYPLAWVFFVPFIFVVTFIMINLIVAIVVDAMSIINKKEEEHIVEEVHTAENHTNSELSLLREEIAELKALLKASVKS
- a CDS encoding OmpP1/FadL family transporter — its product is MRNIVLFTLFCSSLFAGGYKIPETSLNSVALSAANVAHAWGADAAYYNPANMVFMKNEAVVEANLMYIGLSDINYKAAGIDINSKRENFVVPTLHYVSQEISGARYGLSIVSPAGLSKRWQSAPAIYSAEEFTLQTVEINPSVALPIGDKIAVALGIRAIYSEGVVKRSPPGVSLDMNGDSIDIGYNLALSYKASPELEMALAYRSKVDLSVEGDVSLNTLKSNASVSIPVPALLNIAVAYTLPSKTTFEFVYERNFWSEYKELDFDFGQGLPDPAPIAKNWRDTDTFRFGITQKLEKLTLMGGLLIDESPTPNETLGFELPDSDSFSVSFGARYQVSEKINVGIGALYSVREDKKVSNGSLEGEFSNANALLISSALEYRF
- a CDS encoding NAD(P)H-quinone oxidoreductase subunit 3, with translation MEHVVTSNPYFGVFVLFLLTFGAFIVTTIIARLASRALAAKSNEKIKLSVYECGPEVTKQPNRISPQFYLFALLFLLFDVEIVFMFPWAVDFKLLGWFGFAEMLMFILLLTIGFIYAWKKGALEWHNIK
- a CDS encoding NADH-ubiquinone oxidoreductase subunit E family protein; amino-acid sequence: MKRYDLRHLKDNFEPRMREILTSHKAGEVAIFLFEIGDFSPIQRSADLVKECGYELLNSLKFNEVDWTIVTKK